One genomic segment of Anguilla anguilla isolate fAngAng1 chromosome 2, fAngAng1.pri, whole genome shotgun sequence includes these proteins:
- the iqce gene encoding IQ domain-containing protein E isoform X3, whose translation MSVVAASDFLTDEELEDLGEDGLSVVTYMSETEKQPRKKKTSSKPPPSPKSPYLSSTNLHSKKAAVWRSLKGTGMMHTLSQPLKADCDVTSARMSTSTSTPEYLKEAFGMKKPKHSRTSSNGYIPGTPDFKEKEDMYDEIIDLKKCLQVQKSENDLMKTKLRRLEEDNSKKEKQIEQLLNPTKGSEYTRAFVDKRNDGSAVTNSLKQKILKLEQQCKEKDSALTKLQSDLKTTNMEEMKIALETYFEEIQRLKVLLVSAETAERSNRAERKESLKQQKVLNSTILRLSKNSKQLQEENQSLREELERATENPSSTARGYSEWSKQRLVRRITELEKKTEDSGRAQSSKEADVAGGARATHVSTAAVTSADPAVQGVAATPSGSDQQECARLRGLLRKLREERAGLQASLAERTAEMKLLSTEKAEAAEEVKRLKTFEQEASHHNEEIEKLTGRVTSLEKELEEERRLRAEVEQNYQVLKVASSGDVASQFQDSLGHTPESSAPTTLSPPGRHRVARETEDSAARTIQRHWHQYKSTNKNKAEYSEEDLVIIQSAIRGHLTRQKQLTYFKDHCQNRIQKAQQREPTGSSGVQGGQDEDDHAVTLLQAAFRGHLARCRFITNSVSSGPESQISAPRIVSSIPTPAPRRLTSAIPSYQISTQGNGGGSNATGSEEEEIEEDILDVTEMDTDENCNSVDSKLHSAVRQKAVPAQLKLHQPTDTEAAKAGDSDDSDDIIVSPSRPVRRKDSYF comes from the exons ATGTCGGTTGTCGCAGCCAGTGATTTCCTGACGGATGAAGAGTTGGAAGATCTG GGTGAAGATGGACTTTCAGTTGTCACCTATATGTCAGAAACCGAGAAg CAAcctagaaaaaagaaaacatcaagTAAACCGCCTCCATCACCTA AATCACCTTATTTGTCTAGCACAAACCTGCACTCGAAGAAGGCAGCAGTGTGGCGCTCTCTGAAAGGGACTGGGATGATGCATA CCCTGTCCCAGCCTTTGAAAGCGGACTGTGATGTAACGTCGGCTAGAATGTCTACTTCCACAAGCACACCTGAGTACCTGAAGGAGGCCTTTGGCATGAAGAAACCGAAGCACTCTCGTACCTCCAGCAACG GTTACATTCCAGGAACTCCAGACTTTAAAGAGAAAGAAGACATGTATGATGAGATCATTGATCTGAAGaag TGTCTGCAGGTGCAGAAATCAGAAAATGATTTGATGAAGACAAAACTGCGTAGACTGGAGGAGgataacagcaaaaaagaaaaacaaattgagCAGCTGCTTAACCCCACCAAG GGCTCTGAATACACACGGGCATTTGTTGATAAAAGGAATGATGGAAGTGCA GTCACGAATAGCCTGAAACAGAAGATTCTAAAGCTGGAGCAACAGTGCAAAGAAAAGGACAGCGCATTAAC caaactgCAGAGTGATTTGAAGACCACCAATATGGAGGAAATGAAGATTGCACTGGAGACGTACTTTGAGGAA ATTCAGAGGCTAAAGGTGTTACTTGTCAGTGCAgagactgcagagagaag CAACCGAGCTGAGAGAAAAGAATCCCTGAAGCAGCAAAAAGTCCTCAACTCAACCATCCTGAGACTGTCGAAAAATAGCAAACAGTTGCAAGAGGAGAATCAGTCTCTCAGGGAAGAACTTGAGAGAGCAACAGAAAACCCCTCGAGCACTGCCAGAG GTTACAGTGAATGGAGCAAGCAAAGGCTGGTGAGGCGCATCACTGAGCTTGAGAAG AAAACGGAGGACTCCGGACGTGCGCAGTCGTCCAAGGAGGCGGATGTGGCGGGCGGTGCCAGGGCCACTCACGTGAGCACGGCGGCGGTGACGAGCGCGGACCCGGCCGTGCAGGGAGTCGCCGCGACCCCCTCGGGGAGCGACCAGCAGGAGTGCGCGCGCCTGCGGGGGCTGCTCAGGAAGCTGCGggaggagagggcggggctgcAGGCGTCCCTCGCTGAGAGGAC TGCTGAGATGAAGCTGTTATCCACTGAGAAAGCTGAAGCTGCTGAAGAAGTGAAGAGATTGAAGACATTTGAACAAGAGGCATCTCACCACAA TGAGGAGATTGAGAAACTGACAGGAAGAGTCACAAGTTTGGAAAAGgaactggaggaggagaggcgtCTCAGGGCAGAGGTAGAGCAGAACTATCAG GTTCTGAAGGTAGCCTCTTCAGGCGACGTTGCGAGCCAGTTTCAGGACAGTCTGGGGCACACTCCCGAAAGCTCTGCACCTACCACTCTATCACCACCAGGTCGCCACCGAGTAGCGAGGGAGACGGAGGACAGCGCAGCAAGGACCATACAGAGACACTGGCATCAGTATAAAAGCACG aataAGAACAAAGCCGAATATTCTGAGGAG GACTTGGTCATAATTCAGTCAGCAATAAGGGGACATTTGACCAGGCAAAAACAATTGACATACTTTAAAGACCACTGTCAGAACAGAATTCAAAAG GCCCAGCAGAGGGAGCCCACAGGGAGCAGTGGTGTTCAGGGAGGTCAGGATGAGGATGATCACGCGGTGACACTCCTGCAAGCCGCGTTCAGAGGGCACCTGGCACGCTGCCGATTCATTACCAACAG TGTTTCTTCTGGGCCCGAGTCACAGATCTCTGCTCCCAGGATAGTGAGCTCTATACCTACACCAGCGCCACGAAGGCTCACCTCAGCCATCCCGAGCTACCAGATAAGCACCCAAGGTAACGGAG GAGGTAGCAATGCTACTGGGAGCGAAGAGGAGGAGATCGAGGAGGACATCCTGGATGTGACTGAAATGGACACTGATGAAAACTGTAACAGTGTGGACTCCAAACTGCACAGCGCTGTCAGACAGAAAGCAGTTCcag CACAGTTAAAACTCCATCAGCCCACAGACACCGAAGCTGCCAAAGCAGGTGACTCTGATGACTCCGATGACATCATAGTCTCTCCATCAAGGCCTGTGAGGCGAAAGGACTCCTACTTCTAG
- the iqce gene encoding IQ domain-containing protein E isoform X1 has protein sequence MSVVAASDFLTDEELEDLGEDGLSVVTYMSETEKQPRKKKTSSKPPPSPKSPYLSSTNLHSKKAAVWRSLKGTGMMHSENPTARAPREFWLASLKSGLALSQPLKADCDVTSARMSTSTSTPEYLKEAFGMKKPKHSRTSSNGYIPGTPDFKEKEDMYDEIIDLKKCLQVQKSENDLMKTKLRRLEEDNSKKEKQIEQLLNPTKGSEYTRAFVDKRNDGSAVTNSLKQKILKLEQQCKEKDSALTKLQSDLKTTNMEEMKIALETYFEEIQRLKVLLVSAETAERSNRAERKESLKQQKVLNSTILRLSKNSKQLQEENQSLREELERATENPSSTARGYSEWSKQRLVRRITELEKKTEDSGRAQSSKEADVAGGARATHVSTAAVTSADPAVQGVAATPSGSDQQECARLRGLLRKLREERAGLQASLAERTAEMKLLSTEKAEAAEEVKRLKTFEQEASHHNEEIEKLTGRVTSLEKELEEERRLRAEVEQNYQVLKVASSGDVASQFQDSLGHTPESSAPTTLSPPGRHRVARETEDSAARTIQRHWHQYKSTNKNKAEYSEEDLVIIQSAIRGHLTRQKQLTYFKDHCQNRIQKAQQREPTGSSGVQGGQDEDDHAVTLLQAAFRGHLARCRFITNSVSSGPESQISAPRIVSSIPTPAPRRLTSAIPSYQISTQGNGGGSNATGSEEEEIEEDILDVTEMDTDENCNSVDSKLHSAVRQKAVPAQLKLHQPTDTEAAKAGDSDDSDDIIVSPSRPVRRKDSYF, from the exons ATGTCGGTTGTCGCAGCCAGTGATTTCCTGACGGATGAAGAGTTGGAAGATCTG GGTGAAGATGGACTTTCAGTTGTCACCTATATGTCAGAAACCGAGAAg CAAcctagaaaaaagaaaacatcaagTAAACCGCCTCCATCACCTA AATCACCTTATTTGTCTAGCACAAACCTGCACTCGAAGAAGGCAGCAGTGTGGCGCTCTCTGAAAGGGACTGGGATGATGCATAGTGAGAACCCGACAGCACGTGCACCTCGGGAGTTTTGGCTGGCATCCCTCAAAAGTGGACTTG CCCTGTCCCAGCCTTTGAAAGCGGACTGTGATGTAACGTCGGCTAGAATGTCTACTTCCACAAGCACACCTGAGTACCTGAAGGAGGCCTTTGGCATGAAGAAACCGAAGCACTCTCGTACCTCCAGCAACG GTTACATTCCAGGAACTCCAGACTTTAAAGAGAAAGAAGACATGTATGATGAGATCATTGATCTGAAGaag TGTCTGCAGGTGCAGAAATCAGAAAATGATTTGATGAAGACAAAACTGCGTAGACTGGAGGAGgataacagcaaaaaagaaaaacaaattgagCAGCTGCTTAACCCCACCAAG GGCTCTGAATACACACGGGCATTTGTTGATAAAAGGAATGATGGAAGTGCA GTCACGAATAGCCTGAAACAGAAGATTCTAAAGCTGGAGCAACAGTGCAAAGAAAAGGACAGCGCATTAAC caaactgCAGAGTGATTTGAAGACCACCAATATGGAGGAAATGAAGATTGCACTGGAGACGTACTTTGAGGAA ATTCAGAGGCTAAAGGTGTTACTTGTCAGTGCAgagactgcagagagaag CAACCGAGCTGAGAGAAAAGAATCCCTGAAGCAGCAAAAAGTCCTCAACTCAACCATCCTGAGACTGTCGAAAAATAGCAAACAGTTGCAAGAGGAGAATCAGTCTCTCAGGGAAGAACTTGAGAGAGCAACAGAAAACCCCTCGAGCACTGCCAGAG GTTACAGTGAATGGAGCAAGCAAAGGCTGGTGAGGCGCATCACTGAGCTTGAGAAG AAAACGGAGGACTCCGGACGTGCGCAGTCGTCCAAGGAGGCGGATGTGGCGGGCGGTGCCAGGGCCACTCACGTGAGCACGGCGGCGGTGACGAGCGCGGACCCGGCCGTGCAGGGAGTCGCCGCGACCCCCTCGGGGAGCGACCAGCAGGAGTGCGCGCGCCTGCGGGGGCTGCTCAGGAAGCTGCGggaggagagggcggggctgcAGGCGTCCCTCGCTGAGAGGAC TGCTGAGATGAAGCTGTTATCCACTGAGAAAGCTGAAGCTGCTGAAGAAGTGAAGAGATTGAAGACATTTGAACAAGAGGCATCTCACCACAA TGAGGAGATTGAGAAACTGACAGGAAGAGTCACAAGTTTGGAAAAGgaactggaggaggagaggcgtCTCAGGGCAGAGGTAGAGCAGAACTATCAG GTTCTGAAGGTAGCCTCTTCAGGCGACGTTGCGAGCCAGTTTCAGGACAGTCTGGGGCACACTCCCGAAAGCTCTGCACCTACCACTCTATCACCACCAGGTCGCCACCGAGTAGCGAGGGAGACGGAGGACAGCGCAGCAAGGACCATACAGAGACACTGGCATCAGTATAAAAGCACG aataAGAACAAAGCCGAATATTCTGAGGAG GACTTGGTCATAATTCAGTCAGCAATAAGGGGACATTTGACCAGGCAAAAACAATTGACATACTTTAAAGACCACTGTCAGAACAGAATTCAAAAG GCCCAGCAGAGGGAGCCCACAGGGAGCAGTGGTGTTCAGGGAGGTCAGGATGAGGATGATCACGCGGTGACACTCCTGCAAGCCGCGTTCAGAGGGCACCTGGCACGCTGCCGATTCATTACCAACAG TGTTTCTTCTGGGCCCGAGTCACAGATCTCTGCTCCCAGGATAGTGAGCTCTATACCTACACCAGCGCCACGAAGGCTCACCTCAGCCATCCCGAGCTACCAGATAAGCACCCAAGGTAACGGAG GAGGTAGCAATGCTACTGGGAGCGAAGAGGAGGAGATCGAGGAGGACATCCTGGATGTGACTGAAATGGACACTGATGAAAACTGTAACAGTGTGGACTCCAAACTGCACAGCGCTGTCAGACAGAAAGCAGTTCcag CACAGTTAAAACTCCATCAGCCCACAGACACCGAAGCTGCCAAAGCAGGTGACTCTGATGACTCCGATGACATCATAGTCTCTCCATCAAGGCCTGTGAGGCGAAAGGACTCCTACTTCTAG
- the iqce gene encoding IQ domain-containing protein E isoform X2 produces the protein MSVVAASDFLTDEELEDLGEDGLSVVTYMSETEKQPRKKKTSSKPPPSPKSPYLSSTNLHSKKAAVWRSLKGTGMMHSENPTARAPREFWLASLKSGLALSQPLKADCDVTSARMSTSTSTPEYLKEAFGMKKPKHSRTSSNGYIPGTPDFKEKEDMYDEIIDLKKCLQVQKSENDLMKTKLRRLEEDNSKKEKQIEQLLNPTKGSEYTRAFVDKRNDGSAVTNSLKQKILKLEQQCKEKDSALTKLQSDLKTTNMEEMKIALETYFEEIQRLKVLLVSAETAERSNRAERKESLKQQKVLNSTILRLSKNSKQLQEENQSLREELERATENPSSTARGYSEWSKQRLVRRITELEKKTEDSGRAQSSKEADVAGGARATHVSTAAVTSADPAVQGVAATPSGSDQQECARLRGLLRKLREERAGLQASLAERTAEMKLLSTEKAEAAEEVKRLKTFEQEASHHNEEIEKLTGRVTSLEKELEEERRLRAEVEQNYQVLKVASSGDVASQFQDSLGHTPESSAPTTLSPPGRHRVARETEDSAARTIQRHWHQYKSTNKNKAEYSEEDLVIIQSAIRGHLTRQKQLTYFKDHCQNRIQKAQQREPTGSSGVQGGQDEDDHAVTLLQAAFRGHLARCRFITNSVSSGPESQISAPRIVSSIPTPAPRRLTSAIPSYQISTQGGSNATGSEEEEIEEDILDVTEMDTDENCNSVDSKLHSAVRQKAVPAQLKLHQPTDTEAAKAGDSDDSDDIIVSPSRPVRRKDSYF, from the exons ATGTCGGTTGTCGCAGCCAGTGATTTCCTGACGGATGAAGAGTTGGAAGATCTG GGTGAAGATGGACTTTCAGTTGTCACCTATATGTCAGAAACCGAGAAg CAAcctagaaaaaagaaaacatcaagTAAACCGCCTCCATCACCTA AATCACCTTATTTGTCTAGCACAAACCTGCACTCGAAGAAGGCAGCAGTGTGGCGCTCTCTGAAAGGGACTGGGATGATGCATAGTGAGAACCCGACAGCACGTGCACCTCGGGAGTTTTGGCTGGCATCCCTCAAAAGTGGACTTG CCCTGTCCCAGCCTTTGAAAGCGGACTGTGATGTAACGTCGGCTAGAATGTCTACTTCCACAAGCACACCTGAGTACCTGAAGGAGGCCTTTGGCATGAAGAAACCGAAGCACTCTCGTACCTCCAGCAACG GTTACATTCCAGGAACTCCAGACTTTAAAGAGAAAGAAGACATGTATGATGAGATCATTGATCTGAAGaag TGTCTGCAGGTGCAGAAATCAGAAAATGATTTGATGAAGACAAAACTGCGTAGACTGGAGGAGgataacagcaaaaaagaaaaacaaattgagCAGCTGCTTAACCCCACCAAG GGCTCTGAATACACACGGGCATTTGTTGATAAAAGGAATGATGGAAGTGCA GTCACGAATAGCCTGAAACAGAAGATTCTAAAGCTGGAGCAACAGTGCAAAGAAAAGGACAGCGCATTAAC caaactgCAGAGTGATTTGAAGACCACCAATATGGAGGAAATGAAGATTGCACTGGAGACGTACTTTGAGGAA ATTCAGAGGCTAAAGGTGTTACTTGTCAGTGCAgagactgcagagagaag CAACCGAGCTGAGAGAAAAGAATCCCTGAAGCAGCAAAAAGTCCTCAACTCAACCATCCTGAGACTGTCGAAAAATAGCAAACAGTTGCAAGAGGAGAATCAGTCTCTCAGGGAAGAACTTGAGAGAGCAACAGAAAACCCCTCGAGCACTGCCAGAG GTTACAGTGAATGGAGCAAGCAAAGGCTGGTGAGGCGCATCACTGAGCTTGAGAAG AAAACGGAGGACTCCGGACGTGCGCAGTCGTCCAAGGAGGCGGATGTGGCGGGCGGTGCCAGGGCCACTCACGTGAGCACGGCGGCGGTGACGAGCGCGGACCCGGCCGTGCAGGGAGTCGCCGCGACCCCCTCGGGGAGCGACCAGCAGGAGTGCGCGCGCCTGCGGGGGCTGCTCAGGAAGCTGCGggaggagagggcggggctgcAGGCGTCCCTCGCTGAGAGGAC TGCTGAGATGAAGCTGTTATCCACTGAGAAAGCTGAAGCTGCTGAAGAAGTGAAGAGATTGAAGACATTTGAACAAGAGGCATCTCACCACAA TGAGGAGATTGAGAAACTGACAGGAAGAGTCACAAGTTTGGAAAAGgaactggaggaggagaggcgtCTCAGGGCAGAGGTAGAGCAGAACTATCAG GTTCTGAAGGTAGCCTCTTCAGGCGACGTTGCGAGCCAGTTTCAGGACAGTCTGGGGCACACTCCCGAAAGCTCTGCACCTACCACTCTATCACCACCAGGTCGCCACCGAGTAGCGAGGGAGACGGAGGACAGCGCAGCAAGGACCATACAGAGACACTGGCATCAGTATAAAAGCACG aataAGAACAAAGCCGAATATTCTGAGGAG GACTTGGTCATAATTCAGTCAGCAATAAGGGGACATTTGACCAGGCAAAAACAATTGACATACTTTAAAGACCACTGTCAGAACAGAATTCAAAAG GCCCAGCAGAGGGAGCCCACAGGGAGCAGTGGTGTTCAGGGAGGTCAGGATGAGGATGATCACGCGGTGACACTCCTGCAAGCCGCGTTCAGAGGGCACCTGGCACGCTGCCGATTCATTACCAACAG TGTTTCTTCTGGGCCCGAGTCACAGATCTCTGCTCCCAGGATAGTGAGCTCTATACCTACACCAGCGCCACGAAGGCTCACCTCAGCCATCCCGAGCTACCAGATAAGCACCCAAG GAGGTAGCAATGCTACTGGGAGCGAAGAGGAGGAGATCGAGGAGGACATCCTGGATGTGACTGAAATGGACACTGATGAAAACTGTAACAGTGTGGACTCCAAACTGCACAGCGCTGTCAGACAGAAAGCAGTTCcag CACAGTTAAAACTCCATCAGCCCACAGACACCGAAGCTGCCAAAGCAGGTGACTCTGATGACTCCGATGACATCATAGTCTCTCCATCAAGGCCTGTGAGGCGAAAGGACTCCTACTTCTAG
- the iqce gene encoding IQ domain-containing protein E isoform X4 has protein sequence MSETEKQPRKKKTSSKPPPSPKSPYLSSTNLHSKKAAVWRSLKGTGMMHSENPTARAPREFWLASLKSGLALSQPLKADCDVTSARMSTSTSTPEYLKEAFGMKKPKHSRTSSNGYIPGTPDFKEKEDMYDEIIDLKKCLQVQKSENDLMKTKLRRLEEDNSKKEKQIEQLLNPTKGSEYTRAFVDKRNDGSAVTNSLKQKILKLEQQCKEKDSALTKLQSDLKTTNMEEMKIALETYFEEIQRLKVLLVSAETAERSNRAERKESLKQQKVLNSTILRLSKNSKQLQEENQSLREELERATENPSSTARGYSEWSKQRLVRRITELEKKTEDSGRAQSSKEADVAGGARATHVSTAAVTSADPAVQGVAATPSGSDQQECARLRGLLRKLREERAGLQASLAERTAEMKLLSTEKAEAAEEVKRLKTFEQEASHHNEEIEKLTGRVTSLEKELEEERRLRAEVEQNYQVLKVASSGDVASQFQDSLGHTPESSAPTTLSPPGRHRVARETEDSAARTIQRHWHQYKSTNKNKAEYSEEDLVIIQSAIRGHLTRQKQLTYFKDHCQNRIQKAQQREPTGSSGVQGGQDEDDHAVTLLQAAFRGHLARCRFITNSVSSGPESQISAPRIVSSIPTPAPRRLTSAIPSYQISTQGNGGGSNATGSEEEEIEEDILDVTEMDTDENCNSVDSKLHSAVRQKAVPAQLKLHQPTDTEAAKAGDSDDSDDIIVSPSRPVRRKDSYF, from the exons ATGTCAGAAACCGAGAAg CAAcctagaaaaaagaaaacatcaagTAAACCGCCTCCATCACCTA AATCACCTTATTTGTCTAGCACAAACCTGCACTCGAAGAAGGCAGCAGTGTGGCGCTCTCTGAAAGGGACTGGGATGATGCATAGTGAGAACCCGACAGCACGTGCACCTCGGGAGTTTTGGCTGGCATCCCTCAAAAGTGGACTTG CCCTGTCCCAGCCTTTGAAAGCGGACTGTGATGTAACGTCGGCTAGAATGTCTACTTCCACAAGCACACCTGAGTACCTGAAGGAGGCCTTTGGCATGAAGAAACCGAAGCACTCTCGTACCTCCAGCAACG GTTACATTCCAGGAACTCCAGACTTTAAAGAGAAAGAAGACATGTATGATGAGATCATTGATCTGAAGaag TGTCTGCAGGTGCAGAAATCAGAAAATGATTTGATGAAGACAAAACTGCGTAGACTGGAGGAGgataacagcaaaaaagaaaaacaaattgagCAGCTGCTTAACCCCACCAAG GGCTCTGAATACACACGGGCATTTGTTGATAAAAGGAATGATGGAAGTGCA GTCACGAATAGCCTGAAACAGAAGATTCTAAAGCTGGAGCAACAGTGCAAAGAAAAGGACAGCGCATTAAC caaactgCAGAGTGATTTGAAGACCACCAATATGGAGGAAATGAAGATTGCACTGGAGACGTACTTTGAGGAA ATTCAGAGGCTAAAGGTGTTACTTGTCAGTGCAgagactgcagagagaag CAACCGAGCTGAGAGAAAAGAATCCCTGAAGCAGCAAAAAGTCCTCAACTCAACCATCCTGAGACTGTCGAAAAATAGCAAACAGTTGCAAGAGGAGAATCAGTCTCTCAGGGAAGAACTTGAGAGAGCAACAGAAAACCCCTCGAGCACTGCCAGAG GTTACAGTGAATGGAGCAAGCAAAGGCTGGTGAGGCGCATCACTGAGCTTGAGAAG AAAACGGAGGACTCCGGACGTGCGCAGTCGTCCAAGGAGGCGGATGTGGCGGGCGGTGCCAGGGCCACTCACGTGAGCACGGCGGCGGTGACGAGCGCGGACCCGGCCGTGCAGGGAGTCGCCGCGACCCCCTCGGGGAGCGACCAGCAGGAGTGCGCGCGCCTGCGGGGGCTGCTCAGGAAGCTGCGggaggagagggcggggctgcAGGCGTCCCTCGCTGAGAGGAC TGCTGAGATGAAGCTGTTATCCACTGAGAAAGCTGAAGCTGCTGAAGAAGTGAAGAGATTGAAGACATTTGAACAAGAGGCATCTCACCACAA TGAGGAGATTGAGAAACTGACAGGAAGAGTCACAAGTTTGGAAAAGgaactggaggaggagaggcgtCTCAGGGCAGAGGTAGAGCAGAACTATCAG GTTCTGAAGGTAGCCTCTTCAGGCGACGTTGCGAGCCAGTTTCAGGACAGTCTGGGGCACACTCCCGAAAGCTCTGCACCTACCACTCTATCACCACCAGGTCGCCACCGAGTAGCGAGGGAGACGGAGGACAGCGCAGCAAGGACCATACAGAGACACTGGCATCAGTATAAAAGCACG aataAGAACAAAGCCGAATATTCTGAGGAG GACTTGGTCATAATTCAGTCAGCAATAAGGGGACATTTGACCAGGCAAAAACAATTGACATACTTTAAAGACCACTGTCAGAACAGAATTCAAAAG GCCCAGCAGAGGGAGCCCACAGGGAGCAGTGGTGTTCAGGGAGGTCAGGATGAGGATGATCACGCGGTGACACTCCTGCAAGCCGCGTTCAGAGGGCACCTGGCACGCTGCCGATTCATTACCAACAG TGTTTCTTCTGGGCCCGAGTCACAGATCTCTGCTCCCAGGATAGTGAGCTCTATACCTACACCAGCGCCACGAAGGCTCACCTCAGCCATCCCGAGCTACCAGATAAGCACCCAAGGTAACGGAG GAGGTAGCAATGCTACTGGGAGCGAAGAGGAGGAGATCGAGGAGGACATCCTGGATGTGACTGAAATGGACACTGATGAAAACTGTAACAGTGTGGACTCCAAACTGCACAGCGCTGTCAGACAGAAAGCAGTTCcag CACAGTTAAAACTCCATCAGCCCACAGACACCGAAGCTGCCAAAGCAGGTGACTCTGATGACTCCGATGACATCATAGTCTCTCCATCAAGGCCTGTGAGGCGAAAGGACTCCTACTTCTAG